Below is a genomic region from Rana temporaria chromosome 3, aRanTem1.1, whole genome shotgun sequence.
TTGggcagtgccccctttacattggtacAAGTCAGCTCTGGTCGGTGGGCATTGGGCAGTGCCATGTGCAAGCTGGCACGATATTTTCACTACTTGACCCCTGGAGTACAGGTTTATGTTCTCCTATCTATCTGTCTTGACCGTTTCTATACCATCTTGTATCCTTTAAGTTTCAAAGTCTCAAGAGAAAAAGCCAAAAGGATGATTGTGGCTTCATGGATTTTTGATGCTGCCTTTGTTTTACCAGCTTTCTTCTTTTATGACAGCGTAGACGAGCACTGCAACTTTTTTCCTCCCCCATCCTGGGATGGTGCGGTTTATGGAGTGGCCCACCTCTTAGTGGGCTTCCTTGTGCCATCTGTCCTAATAATTCTCTTTTACCATAAGGTGGTAAAATATATTTGGCGCATCGGCACAGACAGGCTTAGTGTCAGACGGACCATGAACATTGTGCCCAGGACCAAAGTCAAAACCATCAAAATGTTCCTCATGCTCAATACCATCTTCTTGGTGTCCTGGCTGCCATTTTATGTGGTGCAGCTGTGGCACCCTGATGAGAGTGACCGGCGGCAGTGCTGCCTGGCATACTTGGCGGTCTCCTGGCTCTCTTTCGGATCCTCGGCTGCCAAACCGACACTGTACTCTGTATACAACGCCAACTTCAGGAGAGGCATGAAAGAGACTTTTTGCATGTCTTCCATGAAGTGTTATCGGAGCAACGCCTATACTATTACCACTTGCTCACGCGTGGCTAAAAGGAATTATGTTGGCATCTGTGAAATGCCCATCCCGGGCAAAACTGCCATAAAGGAATCAGTATACGACTCCTTTGACCGTGAAGCCAAGGAGAAAAAACTAGCCTGGCCAATCGACTCCAATCCTCCAAATACCTTTGTGTGATTGGATGCTGCACATTAAAAACTTAAAACACAGAACGATAGTTTATCGGACACACCACCAATACATGGCAAAAGCCTCTGCCTAAGGAAAGGAGTTTGTTTTAAAGACTCAATGCTTTTTGCCACTCCTGTTTAGTTGGAAACAGACGAACTTTCGCAAACAAGAAAAAAGGGTATATATtttgtaaagaaaataaataattaaataaattaagcaatatttattttgttggaATCCCAAACAGAACTAGGACTCAAAGGGATAGTCACTCTAATGTGTAAATAAAATGTGAAATTTTAGGAAGGGACTAGGTTTTGCTCTGACATTTCAGAAAATcagtacttttttttgtttttttgttatttgttaaaatgtatttgttttcctGGACAACAATTTCTGAAACGGACACTAAACCACAACAATATTAATAGAAAAGAGTTATTAACGTGTCAATACATTTGAAATGTATATTTAAAGTATATCAAACCCTTTTatatagttttggatggagtggagaaagATTAGGACCCCAGCAGGCccggacaaaaaataggcccgggcatttaagactgagaaccgggggggggggggggggcggcgcggcGGTTAATGGTGGGATGTGGGGtcccagcaccttgtacctctggacccctttacattacacagcaccctggacccctttgcattacatagcaccgcacctctgggcccctttacattacacaacaccctgcacctctggacccctttacattacacagcaccctgcacctctggacccctttacattacacagcaccctgcacctctggacccctttacattacacagcaccctgcacctctggacccctttacattacacagcatcctgcacctctggacccctttacattacacagcaccttgcacctctggacccttttacattacacagcaccgcacctctggacccctttacattacacagacacccccctaacagttctggaccccatGCATGTTACACTGGGACGAGACATGACATGCGGCCAGCGGGTCATTGCGGGCCGCcgtggcccaccgggcatatgcccggtatgcccctaTGGCCTGTCCGGGCCTGGACCCCAGTCaggttttttttaatgctgtgtCTCTTCTGCAGAGATAACCCTTTTCTATGTGTCCTGATGACCCTTGTCACTAAGATATGGatagatgggaaatcttccaacatGGAAAACTTTATGGTGACGACTAAGAGGGAGTTTTGTCTTTGGGACAGGAAggtaggaagtgagaggaaatctctccagtagggacacaaaaagcaaaaaaattgaataaaaaaaaaaaacctgaagagGATAAGCGTTACCTAATCTAAACtttaaaaagttttggctttacatacactttatgtTATATACAGTAGATGGAGTCCAGTGGGCTGAATTATTTACAAGGTGTTTTTCCACCATTACTCTGACTTTGttcctgccaagttttgaaatgtTCCTGCCCACCATAGGGTGTTTCCACATTctctataatgtaaaaaaaagaatgaaatccAGAGGGGAGAGTGGGAGTCCCTGATAATTGGCACACTAGGCCAAATTCTAGCTGGTAGTAAAACCAAAAACTATTGTGAGGAAATCTCACcacaccggtcggatctaatagaaatctatgcgtaactgattctatgaatcaggcgcatagatacgacggctcagactcagagatacgacggcgtatctggagatatgccgtcgtatctcctttgagaatctggcccacagtgcgcatgctccccctgcgcatgctacactaaggccccgtacacacgaccaaacatgtatgctgaaactggtccgcggaccagtttcagcatacatgttcggtcgtgtgtaggcgcgagcgggccgaattccagcaaacatttgcccgccgggccttttcccagcagacaaatattcctggacgtgttttaaaaccgtccgctggaatcctgcccgctcggacatgtacggtcgtcagtacagacctaccgtacatgtccgagcgcccgccaccacctcgcatgcgtcgaatgacttggaCGCAtgggtggaagcctttaaatggcaggcccgacgacgcggacacgccccgcgtattgtttacgcgcggacttctgtacgatggttagtacagccatcgtacagaagccctctggcagacatgtacggtgaaaacggtccgacggagtgcaaaacactctcaaaccaagttactctcaaaccaaggcttTACTGTAAATCTAAACCCAAAATTGATTTACTCTGcaactttcattaaaataatacttgTCATGGGGGTTCTGATTCTCAGACTTTCTGTCTCCCAAATGcacactgtaaggcctcgtacagacggacggacagttcgctgaaaacggtccgccggagcgttttcagcggacatgtccgcccggagttttctgtctgatggttgtacacaccatcagacagaaatccgcgcgtacacgatacgcggcgacaaGGTCGggccgtcgcggcgacgtgcgcggccctggaagttcaatgcttccacacatgcatcgaagtgattcgacgcatgcgagagatggcggccgatcggacatgtacggtgagtctgtacagacgaccggacaggcttccagcggacatgtttcttagcatgctaagaaacatttgtctgctgcaaaacggtcggctgaacgaatgtccgctggaaacctgtctggtcggccatacacacgaccgaacatgtctgctgaaactggtccgcagaccagtttcagcagacatgttcggtcgtgtgtacggggcctaaaatgcGCCCCTAAGGTGGGATACACATTGCTAGGGCATAGTCCACCACTGTCAATACGAGAAAGCATGAACCAGAACGATGATGTGCAGGAGTGAGCGGATGTACACATGAAATGGCTGAAGGAGGCTTCAGGAGATCAGCAGTGATTAGAAGGAAAAATAtgggaaaaaaagttgtttatgATATACTGTACAATGCACAGAGCAAACTAAATGTTGTCCAGTTgaagtttacatctactttaaaatgtaattttgctaATGTGAATTTGTTTATGTTCTCAGAGAAATACGAGTGTCGCATATTATATTTCTCTCCTCATTCCTGTCATTGTATCAGATTTTTGCACAAGAGATGAGATATACAGCAGAGCTGTGAAGAGGAAATTTCTGGCAATTTTCTAATCTAAATGTTGTCTTGTGACTCGATCACATCATTGATGAAGAAAGGGCTAAACTTCAATAAAACCATCCAAATTCCACTCTGAAATGGTCTCACATGCCTCCGTTCTGTGACTCTGGGGGGCAGCAGGCTGTTGGGCATGGATAGTAGCGGCAGGGTGTTTGGGGTGTCTGGAGGTCCCAGAGTCTTGGGGCAGCAGGGTATTTGGGGTATGTGGAGGATGGTCATGGGGCAGCAGGGTGTTTAGGGTGTGTGGAGTTCCCATGGTCTTGGGGCAGCAGGGCGTTTGGAGTGTGTGGAAGTCCCATGGTCTTGGGGCAACAGGGTATTTGGGGTATGTGGAGGAtggccttggggcagcagggTGTTTGGGGTGCGTGGAGTTCCCATGGTCTTTGGGCAGCAGGGTGTTTGGGGAGTGTGGAGGTCCCATGGTCTTGGGGCAGCAGGGGTTTTGGAGTGTGTGGAGGTCCCATGGTCTTGGGGCAGCAGGGTGTTTAGAGTGTGTGTACGTCTTCGGGCAGCAGGGTGTTTGGGTGTGTGGTGATCCCAGGGTCTTGGGGCAGCAGGAGTGTGTGGAGGTCCCAGGGTCTTTGGGCAGCAGCTTGCTTGGAGTGTGTGGAGGTCCCAGGGTCTTGGAGCAGCAGGAGTGTGTGGAGATCCCAGGATCTTTGGGCAGCAGGGTGTTTGGAGTGTGTGAAAGTTCCAATGTTCTTGGGGCAGCGGGGTATTTCGGGTATGTGGAGGATGGTCTTGGGGCAGCAGGGTGTTTAGGGTGTGTGGAGTTCCCATGGTCTTGGGGCAGCAGGGTGTTTTGAGTGTGTGGAGGTCCCATGGTCTTGGGGCAACCGGATAGTTGGGGTATGTGGAGGGTAGCCTTGGGGCAGCAGGGTGTTTAGAGTGTGTGGAGTTCCCATGGTATTGGGGCAGCAGGGTGTTGAATGTGTGGAGGTCCCATGGTCTTGGGGCAGCAGGGTGTTTGGAGTGTGTGGAGGTCCCAGGGTCTTGGGGCAGCAGGGTGTTTgggtgcaggggagggctgggccagggggtAGGGTGGCACTTGCAGTCTTGGGGCAGCAGGGTGTTTGGAGTGTGTGGATGTCTTGGGGCAGCAGGGTGTTTGGGTGTGTGGTGGTCCCAAGGTCTTGGGGCAGCAGGAGTGTGTGGAGGTCCCAGGGTCCTAATATAATATGTTAATATGTTGATAGTCAGAAGGCAAGATAAACAATAGCAATTGTATAGCTGGCACAAAAGTAGCAGATCttgctatagcactacaagtaatAGAATAGCTACTTATCCCTTTTGCAGGCTTCAGGATAGGCACTAGGGAATCTGTGGTGAAGGATGTTCAGCAAGGAAATCTctaaaggttgtccccagcaatggctcccAGTTGCAATGACTGTAGATGGCACTTAAGTAGTAGTTAAGGCTGAAACGATCTTCCGGCATGGGGAGCAATGACACCCTTCTCTGTagcgagctacggctgacaataatagaacgaggCTTGTGTCTAAGCTGAGTGCCTTTATAGGCCAGTAATCAGGTGTAGTGCATCGCACTTAGTTTAAAGAAGCTTCTGTGTTGCAGGGTGGAACGCACGGGGCgctgcgcgatgacgtcatcgcacgGAGGCCAAAATGCGTTCCAGGGCGGAACGCAAGCAGGAAGTAACAGGCGCGTGGAGCGCCTGTTACATTGGGGTGTGTGGTGGTC
It encodes:
- the GPR19 gene encoding probable G-protein coupled receptor 19, translated to MVFSHGIDARRSHPLLPTILYLMPNNSVTTCPMSAGESWIPGILKDGTSGKRNSTVPGQLLLPGEIAAAGLAFGLIWILSVFGNVLVCLVIHRSRRTQSTTNYFVVSLACADLLLSLGSAPFTLVQVSSGRWALGSAMCKLARYFHYLTPGVQVYVLLSICLDRFYTILYPLSFKVSREKAKRMIVASWIFDAAFVLPAFFFYDSVDEHCNFFPPPSWDGAVYGVAHLLVGFLVPSVLIILFYHKVVKYIWRIGTDRLSVRRTMNIVPRTKVKTIKMFLMLNTIFLVSWLPFYVVQLWHPDESDRRQCCLAYLAVSWLSFGSSAAKPTLYSVYNANFRRGMKETFCMSSMKCYRSNAYTITTCSRVAKRNYVGICEMPIPGKTAIKESVYDSFDREAKEKKLAWPIDSNPPNTFV